The proteins below come from a single Planctomycetaceae bacterium genomic window:
- a CDS encoding protein kinase produces MFEKLFGKKDAVPKTDISKRFNLIGRVGQGSMSRVWKAEDYAAGNRLVALKVLDLEKTKRYEGRFSGLNKPGEAEIAMSLHHPHIVQTLEAGVTTEDEPFLVMEYIEGSGLGLLVDLQSEQMRRYRLRYMIQIGEALHYFHQQNWIHRDLCPRNVMVAEDNQIKLIDFGLAVPNTADFRKPGNRTGTANYMAPELIKRQPTDQRIDVFAYAVTCFEMYAKRHPWDAAVTLDAVLQHINKPPEEITALVPKIDAQIASVIMKGLAADPDDRWSTAAEMVKEFRESEARLVQAARRAAAQKQKKPAAKPVSAQSTLAQPTSEQPSSAKPASAQSASAQPASSKPASAKPAVAKPKSGPDAKPVPAVKAKPKSAAKVVPGKKSKPRRNPEPDRNPDQSE; encoded by the coding sequence ATGTTCGAAAAACTGTTCGGAAAAAAGGATGCCGTCCCGAAGACGGATATCAGCAAACGCTTCAACCTGATCGGCCGTGTCGGGCAGGGCAGCATGTCGCGCGTCTGGAAGGCGGAAGACTATGCTGCGGGAAACCGCCTGGTGGCTCTGAAGGTTCTTGATCTCGAAAAGACCAAGCGCTACGAAGGCCGTTTCAGCGGTCTGAACAAGCCCGGCGAAGCTGAAATCGCGATGTCGCTGCATCATCCGCACATCGTGCAGACGCTGGAAGCAGGCGTTACCACCGAAGACGAGCCGTTTCTGGTCATGGAGTACATCGAAGGTTCCGGACTTGGCCTGCTGGTCGATCTGCAGTCTGAGCAGATGCGGCGATACCGGCTGCGATACATGATTCAGATCGGCGAGGCGCTGCACTATTTTCATCAGCAAAACTGGATCCACCGCGACCTGTGCCCGCGAAACGTCATGGTCGCCGAAGATAACCAGATCAAGCTGATCGACTTCGGACTGGCTGTCCCGAATACCGCAGATTTTCGAAAGCCGGGTAACCGAACCGGGACCGCCAACTACATGGCGCCGGAACTCATCAAGCGGCAACCGACCGACCAGAGAATCGATGTCTTCGCCTACGCTGTCACCTGCTTCGAAATGTACGCAAAACGGCACCCCTGGGACGCCGCCGTGACGCTCGACGCCGTGCTGCAGCACATCAACAAGCCGCCGGAGGAAATCACCGCGCTTGTTCCGAAAATTGATGCACAGATCGCCAGCGTCATCATGAAGGGCTTGGCAGCGGATCCGGACGACCGCTGGAGCACGGCTGCCGAAATGGTGAAGGAATTTCGTGAATCGGAAGCACGGCTGGTGCAGGCCGCCCGACGGGCTGCTGCTCAAAAACAGAAGAAACCGGCCGCAAAGCCCGTCTCTGCTCAATCCACCCTCGCGCAACCCACTTCGGAACAACCTTCTTCCGCAAAGCCCGCCAGCGCTCAATCGGCCTCGGCACAACCGGCCTCCTCAAAGCCCGCATCGGCAAAGCCAGCCGTCGCCAAACCGAAGTCCGGACCTGACGCGAAGCCGGTCCCTGCCGTCAAAGCGAAACCGAAATCTGCGGCGAAGGTCGTTCCGGGGAAAAAGTCAAAGCCTCGCAGGAATCCGGAGCCCGATCGGAACCCCGATCAGTCGGAATAA
- a CDS encoding dihydroorotate dehydrogenase electron transfer subunit, with amino-acid sequence MNSTARQHVAVVDRVRQLATDTWAVRVRQPDLARCVVPGQFFMLRPVKGSDPLLGRPFALYDTYRDENGEPSGVEFGFVVVGKLTSLMAGWRAGETAEIWGPLGNGFPPPDAKHLVCVAGGIGQTPFLAVVREALGVEAYGDPARRPSSRPDSVTLCYGARSKNFLAGLDDFSIPGLTVEISTDDGSAGVHGFVTELLRTRLEECSTDTQVYCCGPEPMMHTVADLCRQASVPCLLSLETPMACGFGACFSCVAKVREDDGSWDYRRTCVEGPVFDSRRLVLS; translated from the coding sequence ATGAACTCTACTGCGCGGCAGCATGTCGCGGTTGTCGACAGAGTTCGGCAACTGGCCACCGATACCTGGGCCGTCAGAGTTCGTCAGCCGGATCTCGCGCGCTGCGTTGTGCCCGGACAGTTTTTCATGCTGCGACCGGTGAAGGGCAGTGATCCATTGCTCGGTCGGCCGTTTGCCCTTTACGACACATATCGCGACGAAAACGGTGAACCCAGCGGCGTGGAATTTGGATTTGTCGTCGTGGGCAAACTGACTTCGCTGATGGCCGGATGGCGCGCAGGCGAAACGGCGGAAATCTGGGGACCGCTCGGCAACGGATTTCCACCGCCCGATGCGAAGCACCTGGTCTGTGTCGCCGGCGGCATCGGGCAGACACCGTTTCTCGCCGTCGTGCGCGAAGCATTGGGGGTTGAAGCGTACGGCGATCCCGCGCGGCGACCGTCCAGCCGGCCGGATTCGGTGACGCTTTGTTACGGGGCCCGGTCGAAGAACTTTCTGGCCGGCCTGGACGATTTCAGCATTCCGGGCCTGACGGTGGAGATCTCCACAGACGACGGTTCCGCCGGAGTTCACGGCTTTGTGACCGAATTGTTGCGGACGCGGCTGGAGGAATGTTCCACCGACACACAGGTCTATTGCTGCGGGCCGGAACCGATGATGCACACTGTCGCGGATCTCTGCCGGCAGGCGTCCGTTCCGTGCCTGCTTTCACTTGAGACGCCAATGGCCTGCGGTTTCGGTGCCTGCTTCAGTTGCGTGGCGAAGGTTCGCGAAGATGACGGGTCGTGGGACTACCGCCGCACTTGCGTCGAAGGGCCGGTATTCGATTCCAGGCGGCTGGTACTTTCCTGA
- a CDS encoding S41 family peptidase: MIKRSSMLLAGLILLGQTCPATRAFEDDESHERYELMKLFVETFEQIDNNYVQDVDRRQLVEAAIEGMVQHLDQYSSYIAPTDLQRFDQVMEQEFGGIGINVSQRGDRLTVISPLPGTPAYRAGIQAGDVIVEVEGQSTEDFTLTDLVKKLQGPAGRPVTLKVVHSGENSQPEEIRVVREIIQVPTVLGDRYNDKNQWEFLYSEDPKIGYIRLTHFSRHTPQELRSTIEDLLARGMEGLVLDLRSNPGGLLEAAIEISDMFLDEGQIVSVKGRNVPERSWQAKPGDTFPDFPLAILVNRFSASASEVLSACLQDNHRAVVIGERTWGKGSVQNVIKVEEGDSALKLTTAAYHRPNGVNIHRSKGAGEDEEWGVKPDKDFLIPFSDKQFTEYSIDRRQRDILRNDATSEQEGATFEDTQLAAALKYLRERIGSPKESGAQISDSESGSEEK, encoded by the coding sequence ATGATTAAGCGTTCGTCCATGCTGCTTGCGGGCCTGATACTCCTGGGACAAACGTGCCCCGCCACACGAGCCTTCGAAGACGATGAATCTCACGAACGATACGAACTGATGAAACTGTTCGTGGAGACATTCGAACAGATCGACAACAACTACGTTCAGGATGTCGATCGGCGGCAACTGGTCGAAGCTGCCATCGAGGGAATGGTTCAGCACCTGGATCAGTACTCCAGCTACATCGCCCCGACGGATCTGCAGCGCTTCGATCAGGTCATGGAACAGGAGTTCGGCGGCATCGGGATCAACGTCAGCCAGAGAGGTGACCGGCTGACCGTAATCAGCCCATTGCCTGGAACGCCCGCGTATCGCGCCGGAATTCAGGCAGGCGATGTGATTGTTGAAGTTGAAGGCCAGTCGACGGAGGACTTCACACTGACAGACCTGGTGAAGAAGCTGCAGGGACCCGCTGGCCGGCCTGTGACTCTGAAAGTCGTACACTCCGGCGAGAACTCTCAGCCCGAGGAAATCCGAGTGGTGCGGGAAATCATTCAGGTGCCCACGGTCCTGGGTGATCGTTACAACGACAAGAACCAGTGGGAGTTTCTCTACAGCGAAGATCCCAAAATCGGCTACATCCGGCTGACACATTTCAGCCGCCATACTCCTCAGGAACTCAGGTCCACAATCGAGGATCTTCTGGCGCGGGGCATGGAAGGTCTGGTGCTGGACCTGCGGTCGAATCCCGGCGGCCTGCTGGAAGCTGCGATTGAAATCAGCGACATGTTTCTTGACGAAGGACAGATCGTCAGCGTGAAGGGAAGAAATGTGCCCGAACGCTCGTGGCAGGCAAAGCCGGGAGACACTTTCCCCGACTTTCCGCTTGCCATTCTGGTAAACCGATTCAGTGCGTCCGCCAGCGAAGTGCTGAGTGCCTGCCTGCAGGACAACCATCGGGCCGTTGTCATCGGTGAACGGACCTGGGGCAAGGGCAGCGTGCAGAATGTCATCAAGGTGGAAGAAGGCGATAGCGCGCTGAAACTGACAACCGCTGCGTACCACCGTCCCAATGGCGTCAACATTCATCGAAGCAAAGGTGCCGGTGAAGACGAGGAGTGGGGTGTGAAACCCGACAAGGACTTCCTGATCCCGTTTTCCGACAAGCAGTTCACTGAATACAGCATCGATCGCCGACAGCGGGATATCCTGCGCAACGACGCCACGTCCGAACAGGAAGGCGCCACGTTCGAAGATACACAGCTTGCCGCTGCTCTGAAGTATCTCAGGGAACGCATCGGCTCGCCGAAGGAATCCGGTGCACAGATAAGTGATTCCGAAAGCGGATCGGAAGAGAAGTGA
- a CDS encoding LuxR C-terminal-related transcriptional regulator, whose product MLRALLAQNKQAWCFLPLDDDVVQLCSREFLALWRIPGEFESGEVAIEPGVELTSETFQCAAENLGIAGSWLTDIVTSRHPVTITRNDGLSVRAVTQPVFDGDGSPIGRLVSFQVVTNSRSLESIVNRSLQAQARLTVLTPRENEVLRMLYDGFTNKAVAIRMKISDKTVEKHRAKVMDKLGVRNVVELVRLVTEAEIADISFWSAESGR is encoded by the coding sequence GTGTTGCGCGCACTGCTGGCGCAGAACAAACAGGCGTGGTGCTTCCTGCCTCTGGACGACGATGTTGTGCAACTCTGCTCCCGGGAGTTTCTTGCGCTGTGGCGGATTCCGGGTGAATTTGAAAGCGGCGAAGTCGCGATTGAACCTGGAGTGGAACTCACTTCAGAGACGTTTCAGTGCGCCGCTGAAAATCTGGGAATTGCGGGATCCTGGCTGACGGACATCGTGACCAGTCGCCATCCCGTCACGATTACGCGAAACGACGGGCTTTCCGTTCGTGCTGTGACGCAGCCGGTGTTTGATGGCGACGGCAGCCCGATCGGCCGCCTGGTGTCGTTTCAGGTCGTCACGAACTCGCGATCGCTGGAATCCATCGTCAACCGTTCACTGCAGGCCCAGGCGAGACTAACCGTCCTGACACCGCGCGAAAATGAGGTGTTGCGGATGTTGTACGACGGCTTCACCAACAAGGCGGTCGCCATCCGAATGAAGATCAGCGACAAGACCGTGGAGAAGCACCGCGCAAAGGTCATGGACAAGCTCGGCGTTCGAAATGTCGTGGAACTGGTCAGGCTCGTGACCGAAGCTGAAATCGCCGACATCAGTTTCTGGTCGGCGGAGTCCGGCCGATAA
- a CDS encoding SxtJ family membrane protein: MSLISLNTNPTQRQLRQFGVVSLIAMPAAGWLLFHSVSVTFSAAAVGALFAVLAFTAPNILKPAFVAISVLTIPFGLVLSELIMLTIFFGLFFPMALCFRVVRRDPLHRKQGSDKPSAWVQRVAMQHAGRYYRQY, encoded by the coding sequence ATGTCTCTGATTTCTCTGAATACAAACCCGACTCAGCGACAATTGCGGCAATTCGGCGTCGTCAGCCTGATCGCGATGCCGGCGGCAGGCTGGCTGTTGTTTCACAGCGTCAGCGTGACGTTCTCAGCAGCTGCCGTTGGTGCGCTGTTCGCCGTGCTGGCATTCACTGCACCGAACATTCTGAAACCTGCATTCGTGGCGATCAGCGTGCTGACGATTCCCTTCGGGCTTGTACTCAGCGAACTCATCATGCTGACGATCTTCTTCGGACTGTTTTTTCCGATGGCACTATGCTTCCGCGTGGTCCGGCGTGATCCGCTGCACAGAAAGCAGGGTTCGGACAAGCCCAGCGCGTGGGTGCAGAGAGTCGCCATGCAACACGCGGGGCGTTATTATCGGCAGTATTGA
- a CDS encoding DUF1573 domain-containing protein: MLLGLLPCLASLVFATTDTKLSPLTDTKRRPGLQFERHLDFHDVRTRDLVPQLVSEFYFRNTGSETVRFGEIQRSCGCMSPALSSDSVAPGETGVLRVPIATAQQSPGKHDYLLTVNYTDPEPQQVVLCVKAVFPDQMVVLRPRALFLSQSSNSPIRHAFSIDDFRPDPLKVVGVKSGSSLVKAEAGSRENLPDGGASTEIDVEIPGDFPPGRHVFPVEVVTDDAEFPLLTMPVWVTGPARPADQDVSVKPQYAVLVANRPGGEPEFVSVDIPSSWEVSHVEAWPEELDVRYDSQPASGSQRHHLLLQIRLPETPKMRHLDGVITIHANESHDLVTVPVKLQWL; encoded by the coding sequence ATGCTGCTGGGACTGCTGCCGTGTCTGGCCTCACTGGTGTTTGCCACGACCGACACGAAGCTTTCGCCCCTGACGGACACTAAACGGCGTCCCGGCCTGCAGTTTGAAAGGCACCTGGATTTTCACGACGTCAGGACGCGGGACCTGGTGCCTCAGCTCGTTTCCGAGTTTTACTTTCGGAACACCGGATCGGAGACCGTGCGCTTTGGAGAGATCCAGCGAAGTTGCGGCTGCATGAGCCCTGCTTTGAGTTCCGATTCAGTGGCCCCCGGCGAAACGGGAGTTCTTCGCGTTCCGATCGCCACGGCTCAGCAGAGCCCCGGCAAACATGACTATCTGCTAACCGTCAACTATACCGATCCCGAGCCGCAGCAGGTTGTGCTGTGCGTGAAGGCCGTGTTCCCGGATCAGATGGTCGTGCTGCGTCCGCGAGCCCTGTTTCTTTCACAATCGAGCAACTCTCCGATTCGCCATGCCTTTTCAATCGACGATTTTCGACCAGATCCGCTGAAGGTCGTTGGCGTAAAGTCCGGAAGTTCGCTGGTGAAGGCCGAAGCGGGTTCCCGGGAGAACCTGCCGGATGGCGGTGCGTCGACGGAAATCGATGTGGAGATTCCGGGCGACTTTCCCCCGGGACGCCACGTGTTTCCCGTTGAAGTCGTGACGGATGACGCGGAATTTCCGTTGCTTACGATGCCGGTCTGGGTGACTGGCCCCGCGCGGCCGGCCGATCAGGACGTTTCCGTGAAGCCGCAATATGCCGTGCTGGTGGCGAATCGCCCCGGCGGCGAACCCGAGTTCGTGTCGGTGGACATTCCGTCGAGCTGGGAAGTGTCCCACGTCGAAGCATGGCCCGAGGAACTGGATGTTCGCTACGACTCCCAGCCGGCCTCCGGAAGTCAGCGTCATCACCTGCTGCTGCAAATTCGTCTGCCTGAAACCCCGAAAATGCGTCACCTGGACGGTGTGATCACGATCCACGCCAATGAGTCGCACGACCTGGTAACCGTGCCGGTGAAGCTGCAGTGGCTGTAA
- a CDS encoding histidine phosphatase family protein yields MATVALIRPGCTDYDTQQRLLGALEMPMNKRGMEQVQEAVRQIQREGLRLEVIYAAPLEPAISTAVAIGRALDDVKVKELDELRNVNQGLWQGLPEADVRRRYPRVFRLGREKPQSICPPEGETLADACRRLTKVINKAIRKHHVFAIVASEPMATVIRCTLQQRGTSVDACLKGEECSAAVECFDTNEFDAGAFVNSDPESDASGAASAAITQESPAK; encoded by the coding sequence ATGGCAACAGTCGCACTCATTCGCCCCGGTTGTACCGATTACGACACGCAGCAGCGTCTGCTGGGCGCTCTCGAAATGCCGATGAACAAGCGCGGAATGGAGCAGGTTCAGGAAGCGGTCCGGCAGATTCAGCGTGAGGGCCTGCGTCTGGAAGTCATCTACGCGGCTCCGCTGGAACCGGCAATCAGTACCGCCGTTGCAATCGGCAGAGCTTTGGACGATGTTAAGGTCAAGGAGCTGGACGAGCTGCGAAACGTCAACCAGGGCCTGTGGCAGGGCCTGCCGGAGGCCGATGTTCGCAGGAGGTACCCTCGTGTTTTCCGCCTTGGACGTGAGAAGCCCCAGAGTATTTGTCCGCCGGAAGGCGAAACACTGGCCGATGCCTGCCGTCGTCTGACAAAGGTCATCAACAAGGCCATTCGAAAGCACCACGTGTTTGCGATTGTGGCGTCAGAACCGATGGCCACCGTCATCCGGTGTACGCTGCAGCAGCGAGGGACCTCGGTCGACGCGTGCCTCAAGGGCGAAGAATGCAGCGCGGCCGTGGAATGTTTTGACACAAATGAATTCGATGCCGGAGCATTCGTGAATTCGGACCCGGAATCCGATGCCTCAGGCGCCGCGTCGGCTGCCATCACGCAGGAGTCACCCGCCAAATGA
- a CDS encoding DUF5989 family protein, translating to MAAQIPPDSHKRDRQTEFEAAGEEPQPSLAAEFFLFLKEEKKWWLTPIILVLLATGVIVALTATGAAPFIYALF from the coding sequence ATGGCAGCGCAGATTCCACCTGATTCGCACAAGCGTGACCGGCAGACGGAATTCGAAGCTGCCGGGGAAGAACCACAACCGTCGCTGGCGGCCGAGTTCTTCCTGTTCCTGAAGGAAGAAAAGAAGTGGTGGCTGACGCCAATCATACTCGTGTTGCTGGCGACGGGAGTCATTGTCGCGCTGACCGCCACAGGAGCAGCTCCGTTCATCTACGCGCTGTTCTGA
- the rsfS gene encoding ribosome silencing factor: protein MSAENPRTDRHDDPAVTLPRIVPRDSDQYSESLANALTAARCADEMRGVDIMVLDLTKLTSIVDFFVIVTGTSRRQMHAIADEVNRKLKREQGNARLSIEGYRTEGNWILTDYGDVVLHVFTQQGRQLYNLEELWADAERIDWRVPASE, encoded by the coding sequence ATGTCAGCCGAAAATCCCCGGACAGATCGTCACGACGATCCGGCCGTTACGCTTCCCAGGATTGTTCCGAGAGATTCGGACCAATACAGCGAAAGCCTTGCCAACGCTTTGACAGCGGCCCGGTGCGCTGACGAAATGCGTGGCGTGGACATCATGGTCCTGGATCTGACGAAGCTGACGTCCATCGTCGACTTCTTCGTGATTGTCACCGGCACCAGCCGACGGCAGATGCACGCCATCGCCGACGAGGTCAACCGAAAACTGAAACGCGAACAGGGAAACGCTCGGTTGAGCATTGAAGGATACCGCACGGAAGGCAACTGGATTCTGACCGACTACGGCGATGTCGTGCTGCATGTCTTCACTCAGCAAGGCCGGCAACTGTACAACCTGGAAGAACTCTGGGCCGATGCCGAACGAATCGACTGGCGAGTCCCCGCTTCCGAATGA
- the accD gene encoding acetyl-CoA carboxylase, carboxyltransferase subunit beta: protein MKRPKRGVPEGLWLRCDGCGATVFRNQVEDHLNICPECDHHFYVPTRTRIRQLLDPDSFEEWFANLTAGDPLNFADRKSYRERIADEQRKTGMKDACTVGRGYMRGRPLVFGMTDSAFIMGSMGSVVGEKLTRAIEQATELSLPLVIVSGSGGGARMHEGIFSLMQMGKVSAALARFHRARGLFISVLTNPTMGGVAASFASLGDVVIAEPRALIGFAGPRVVQATCKIELPEGFQTSEFLLKHGFVDRIVHRAQLRTELARLIDYCTR, encoded by the coding sequence ATGAAACGTCCCAAACGCGGAGTTCCCGAAGGTCTGTGGCTGCGGTGCGACGGATGCGGCGCGACCGTGTTTCGCAACCAGGTCGAGGATCACCTGAACATCTGCCCGGAATGCGATCACCACTTCTACGTTCCCACCCGAACGCGGATCCGCCAGCTTCTGGACCCGGACAGTTTTGAGGAATGGTTCGCAAACCTGACGGCCGGCGATCCGCTGAATTTTGCCGATCGCAAGAGCTACCGCGAACGGATCGCCGACGAACAGCGCAAGACCGGCATGAAGGACGCCTGCACCGTCGGCCGCGGGTATATGCGCGGGCGCCCGCTGGTCTTCGGAATGACCGACTCGGCGTTCATCATGGGCAGCATGGGGTCCGTTGTCGGTGAAAAGCTGACGCGGGCCATTGAGCAGGCCACGGAACTGTCGCTGCCACTGGTGATTGTCAGCGGCTCAGGCGGCGGCGCTCGAATGCACGAAGGCATCTTTTCTCTGATGCAGATGGGGAAAGTCTCCGCGGCGCTGGCACGATTTCACCGGGCACGCGGATTGTTTATTTCTGTGCTGACGAATCCCACGATGGGCGGTGTCGCGGCAAGTTTTGCGTCGCTGGGCGACGTCGTGATCGCGGAACCGCGGGCTCTGATCGGTTTTGCCGGGCCGCGAGTCGTTCAGGCGACCTGCAAGATCGAACTGCCGGAAGGATTTCAGACCAGTGAGTTCCTGCTGAAGCATGGATTCGTCGACCGCATTGTGCATCGTGCACAGTTGCGAACGGAGCTGGCACGACTGATCGACTACTGCACGCGCTAA
- the rpe gene encoding ribulose-phosphate 3-epimerase, translating into MKNRDAMLQHLRENRPVIAPSMLKCDFGNLRRELEQLDAAHFPVLHLDVMDGHFVPNLSYGAMVIERMRPLTSTPFDAHLMISDPAKYVDEYVRAGCQAITFHLEAVPQPVELLTAIRDQDIVAGLAINPETPIEAAEPFLEACDLLLVMSVHPGFGGQAFIPGVLSKVVRAREIAGDELVISIDGGVSVKTIGECAAAGADLFVAGSAVFDHADYGRAARILAEAAVTAEAQA; encoded by the coding sequence ATGAAGAACCGTGACGCGATGCTTCAGCATCTGCGGGAAAACCGTCCCGTCATCGCTCCCTCGATGCTGAAGTGCGATTTCGGCAATCTGCGACGTGAACTGGAACAGCTCGATGCTGCTCATTTTCCCGTCCTGCATCTTGACGTGATGGACGGCCATTTCGTGCCGAATCTGTCCTATGGTGCGATGGTGATTGAACGGATGCGGCCACTGACGTCGACGCCGTTTGATGCGCACCTGATGATTTCTGATCCGGCAAAATACGTGGACGAATACGTCAGGGCGGGTTGCCAGGCAATCACGTTTCATCTGGAAGCCGTGCCACAGCCCGTGGAGCTGTTAACGGCGATTCGCGATCAGGATATTGTCGCCGGACTGGCGATCAATCCGGAGACACCCATCGAAGCTGCGGAACCGTTTCTGGAAGCTTGTGACCTGCTGCTGGTGATGAGCGTTCATCCGGGGTTCGGGGGCCAGGCATTCATTCCCGGGGTTCTCAGCAAGGTCGTTCGGGCGAGAGAAATCGCTGGCGACGAGCTGGTGATTTCCATCGACGGCGGTGTGTCGGTGAAAACGATCGGCGAATGTGCGGCCGCCGGAGCGGACCTGTTCGTCGCGGGCAGTGCCGTCTTCGACCACGCGGATTACGGCCGGGCCGCCAGGATTCTGGCCGAAGCCGCCGTCACTGCCGAAGCTCAGGCGTGA
- a CDS encoding aminotransferase class IV, whose protein sequence is MSADDVRPHDPGGSALTGEAWLNGRILPYSEAAVPVWDLGLVAGAAVTEMARTYRHKPFRLAEHIRRLLDSCAELGFVVPYSEIELRQAAETIVAGNRRLIPDQSDLGIVAFVTAGANATYLGAKAAPRPTVCVHTFELPLSLWRDAAASGLRLRVPARMQIPDSVLPIHLKIRNRLHWWLADREAERAEPGSRALLVNSDGHITETSSSCFYAVIDNEIVTPVTDVLNSMTRRIVRELAASEGIAFEERQLSLQDVHAATEAFTSSTPAGLLPVRTLNGNTLGSHCPGPVCSRLLAAWTRLTGVDTREQIIGRTPPTRN, encoded by the coding sequence ATGTCTGCTGACGACGTTCGCCCGCATGATCCCGGCGGCTCTGCATTGACCGGCGAAGCATGGCTGAACGGCCGGATTCTGCCCTACTCTGAAGCTGCTGTGCCGGTCTGGGATCTGGGACTCGTTGCGGGAGCCGCCGTCACGGAGATGGCGCGCACGTACCGGCACAAGCCGTTCCGTTTGGCAGAACACATCCGGCGGCTGCTGGATTCCTGCGCCGAACTTGGTTTCGTGGTGCCGTATTCCGAAATCGAACTCCGGCAGGCAGCGGAAACGATCGTCGCCGGCAATCGTCGTCTGATCCCCGACCAATCCGACCTTGGAATCGTGGCGTTCGTGACGGCCGGAGCAAACGCCACTTATCTTGGCGCGAAGGCCGCGCCGAGGCCCACGGTCTGTGTTCATACTTTCGAACTGCCGTTGTCGCTGTGGCGCGATGCGGCAGCCAGCGGACTGCGACTGCGCGTTCCGGCAAGGATGCAGATTCCTGATTCTGTCCTTCCGATTCACTTGAAGATCCGTAACCGCCTGCATTGGTGGCTGGCGGACAGGGAAGCCGAACGCGCCGAACCCGGCAGCCGCGCGTTGCTGGTAAATTCCGACGGCCACATCACGGAAACCAGTAGTTCGTGCTTCTATGCGGTCATCGACAACGAAATCGTGACTCCTGTGACCGATGTCCTGAACAGCATGACTCGGCGAATCGTCAGGGAACTGGCTGCTTCAGAAGGGATTGCGTTCGAAGAACGACAGCTCAGCCTGCAGGACGTGCATGCTGCCACGGAAGCGTTTACGTCGTCGACACCGGCCGGATTGCTGCCGGTTCGGACACTGAATGGAAACACCCTGGGAAGCCACTGCCCCGGGCCGGTCTGCAGCCGGCTGCTGGCGGCGTGGACGCGGCTGACAGGCGTCGACACGCGGGAACAGATTATCGGCCGGACTCCGCCGACCAGAAACTGA
- the gap gene encoding type I glyceraldehyde-3-phosphate dehydrogenase, producing MALKVGINGFGRIGRITFRALASRPSEFSVVAINDLGDPQDLANLLKYDSVHGRFNGTVAVEGDSLVVNGNKIKVCAERNPADLPWKELGVEVALESTGFFTNRAADGKPGFDSHIQAGARKVVISAPAKGPDLTVVLGVNDNKLTADHHCISNASCTTNCLAPMVKVLNEKFGLEHGLMTTVHAYTNDQKVADQLHKDPRRSRAAAINIIPTSTGAAKAVGEVLPEVAGKLTGYALRVPVPTGSATDLTAVLSKNATAEEINAAMKAAAAGPLKGVLEYTEDPIVSSDIIGNPNSCIFDGSFTHVVGGNMIKVLGWYDNEYGYSSRTVDLIKKIASL from the coding sequence ATGGCTTTGAAAGTAGGAATCAACGGTTTCGGGCGCATCGGGCGCATTACGTTTCGAGCTCTTGCGAGTCGTCCGTCTGAATTTAGTGTCGTCGCAATCAACGACCTTGGCGACCCGCAGGATCTGGCCAACCTGCTGAAATACGACAGCGTTCACGGGCGATTTAACGGGACCGTTGCCGTTGAGGGCGATTCGCTGGTCGTGAACGGCAACAAGATCAAGGTCTGTGCCGAACGCAACCCGGCGGACCTGCCGTGGAAGGAACTGGGCGTCGAAGTTGCTCTGGAATCCACCGGATTCTTCACCAACCGCGCGGCCGACGGGAAACCGGGTTTTGATTCCCACATCCAGGCGGGAGCTCGCAAGGTTGTGATTTCCGCTCCCGCAAAGGGGCCCGACCTGACCGTCGTTCTGGGAGTCAACGACAACAAATTAACTGCGGATCACCACTGTATTTCTAATGCCAGCTGCACAACCAACTGCCTGGCTCCGATGGTGAAGGTCCTGAACGAAAAATTCGGGCTCGAACACGGCCTGATGACAACTGTTCATGCTTACACCAACGATCAAAAGGTTGCTGACCAGTTGCACAAGGATCCGCGTCGTTCTCGCGCGGCGGCAATTAACATCATTCCCACGTCGACCGGGGCGGCGAAAGCTGTGGGCGAAGTATTGCCGGAAGTGGCTGGCAAGCTGACCGGTTATGCGCTCCGTGTCCCGGTTCCGACGGGCAGCGCGACCGACCTGACCGCCGTCCTGTCGAAAAATGCGACCGCGGAAGAAATCAATGCGGCCATGAAAGCGGCTGCCGCCGGGCCGCTCAAGGGCGTGCTCGAATACACGGAGGATCCCATCGTTTCCAGCGACATCATCGGAAATCCCAACAGCTGCATTTTCGATGGTTCGTTTACGCACGTTGTGGGCGGGAACATGATCAAGGTTCTGGGCTGGTACGACAACGAATACGGCTATTCCTCACGCACGGTCGACCTGATCAAGAAGATCGCAAGTCTTTAA